A genomic segment from Bradyrhizobium diazoefficiens USDA 110 encodes:
- a CDS encoding mandelate racemase/muconate lactonizing enzyme family protein — protein sequence MTKSSKATSLEILACDAGWRNYHFVKLTTDDGIVGWSEFDEGFGSPGVGAAIQRLSTRIIGQNIFQHERIYAELFAATRPAAGGVVAQALGAIENAMLDAKAKCLGVPCYELLGGKIRDRVRVYWSHCATWRINHPSWYKPPIESLDGVKAMGREVREKKFTALKTNIFSYDDGKPTGWRPGFGSPFAPEINVDRKILRDLRMHLEAIRDGAGPDVDILLDCNFNAKTEGYLKILRTIADLDMFWIEIDSFNPEALGYIRRQSPHPISSCETLLGLREFLPYFHEQAMDVAIIDTPWNGVWQSMKIASAAEAFEVNVAPHNFYGHLCSMMNAHFCAAVPNLRIMEIDIDRLSWDRELFTHEPEIEDGHLIIPDRPGWGTEPNEEALRAHPPKTNGGLLNYGRKS from the coding sequence ATGACCAAATCGTCAAAAGCAACAAGCCTTGAAATCCTTGCCTGCGATGCCGGCTGGAGAAACTACCACTTCGTCAAGCTGACGACCGACGACGGCATCGTCGGCTGGAGCGAGTTCGATGAAGGCTTTGGCTCACCGGGCGTCGGCGCGGCGATCCAGCGCCTATCCACCCGCATCATCGGGCAGAATATCTTCCAGCATGAGCGCATCTACGCCGAGCTGTTCGCCGCCACGCGCCCCGCCGCTGGCGGCGTGGTGGCGCAAGCGCTCGGGGCGATCGAGAACGCCATGCTCGATGCCAAGGCGAAGTGCCTCGGCGTGCCCTGCTACGAGCTGCTCGGCGGCAAGATCCGCGACCGTGTCCGGGTCTACTGGTCGCATTGCGCGACGTGGCGGATCAATCATCCGTCCTGGTACAAGCCGCCGATCGAAAGCCTCGACGGCGTCAAGGCGATGGGCCGCGAGGTGCGCGAGAAGAAGTTCACCGCGCTCAAGACCAACATCTTCTCCTACGACGACGGCAAGCCGACCGGCTGGCGGCCCGGCTTCGGCTCACCTTTCGCACCCGAGATCAACGTCGACCGCAAGATCCTGCGCGACCTGCGCATGCATCTGGAAGCGATCCGCGACGGCGCGGGCCCCGACGTCGACATCCTGCTCGACTGCAATTTCAACGCCAAGACCGAGGGTTACCTGAAGATCCTACGCACCATCGCGGATCTCGACATGTTCTGGATCGAGATCGACAGTTTCAATCCGGAAGCGCTCGGCTACATCCGCAGGCAGAGCCCGCATCCGATCTCGTCCTGCGAGACGCTGCTGGGCCTGCGCGAATTCCTGCCCTATTTCCATGAGCAGGCGATGGACGTCGCGATCATCGACACGCCCTGGAACGGCGTCTGGCAATCGATGAAGATCGCATCAGCCGCGGAAGCGTTCGAGGTCAACGTCGCGCCGCATAATTTCTATGGCCATCTCTGCTCGATGATGAACGCGCATTTCTGCGCGGCCGTTCCGAACCTGCGGATCATGGAGATCGACATCGATCGCCTGTCCTGGGACCGCGAGCTGTTCACGCATGAACCGGAAATCGAGGACGGCCATCTGATCATTCCGGACCGGCCCGGCTGGGGCACCGAGCCGAACGAAGAAGCGCTGCGCGCGCATCCGCCGAAGACGAACGGCGGTCTTCTCAACTATGGTCGCAAGAGCTGA
- a CDS encoding phytanoyl-CoA dioxygenase family protein, translating to MVPRHLDRGAPDETLSLVTAGEAGDILVFDADLPHGATCNRSGARRRSLLLSFMPVGDRASIEACRAVRNVRMDTSEVFIPS from the coding sequence GTGGTCCCGCGTCATCTCGACCGCGGCGCGCCCGACGAGACCCTGTCGCTCGTGACGGCCGGCGAGGCGGGGGACATCCTGGTGTTCGACGCCGATCTGCCGCATGGGGCGACCTGCAACCGCTCCGGCGCGCGGCGGCGCTCGCTGTTGCTGAGCTTCATGCCGGTGGGCGATCGGGCGAGCATTGAGGCCTGTCGCGCCGTCCGCAACGTGCGCATGGACACCAGCGAGGTGTTTATCCCCTCCTGA
- a CDS encoding NRAMP family divalent metal transporter, with protein MNALKIRIRNFGRSALKHRPAKHDSADAPTKSEPTLLQRLGPGLVTGAADDDPSGIATYSQAGAQFGYGLLWTVFLTTPFMIAIQLVSAQIGRVTGKGLAANVMRIAPRWAVLALICLLVAANTFNIAADIAAMAEALSLVIGGLNHEHALIFAAGSTLLQVFLPYRRYSPMLKFLTLALFAYVATAFTVEIPWSTALLAAVWPKANVSADYFMMVVAVLGTTISPYLFFWQASQEVEEMNQGKRDQPLREETRRGGAPEIARIKADTTFGMLLSNGIAFFIILTTAAVLNVNGVTHINSATEAAEALRPLAGDFTFALFALGIIGTGLLAIPVLAGSAAYGVAEIFGWRATLEAKPDEAAGFYTIIAAATAIGFGLGFTGIDSIHMLVWSAVLNGIVAVPIMAMMMLIVSSRAIMGRFRARSWLVALGWLGTALMALAVLALLGSSVVG; from the coding sequence ATGAACGCGCTTAAGATCAGGATTCGCAATTTTGGAAGGTCCGCCCTGAAACACCGCCCCGCCAAGCACGACAGCGCCGACGCACCGACGAAGTCCGAGCCGACGCTGCTGCAACGACTGGGTCCCGGCCTCGTCACCGGGGCGGCGGACGATGATCCATCCGGCATCGCCACCTATTCGCAGGCCGGCGCGCAATTCGGCTACGGGCTGCTCTGGACGGTGTTTCTGACCACGCCGTTCATGATCGCCATCCAACTCGTCAGTGCGCAGATCGGCCGGGTCACCGGAAAGGGACTTGCCGCCAACGTGATGCGGATCGCGCCGCGCTGGGCGGTGCTGGCGCTCATCTGCCTGCTCGTCGCCGCCAACACGTTCAACATCGCCGCCGACATCGCCGCGATGGCCGAGGCGCTCTCGCTCGTCATCGGCGGTCTCAACCACGAGCACGCGCTGATCTTCGCGGCGGGCTCGACCCTGCTCCAGGTGTTCCTGCCCTATCGCCGCTATTCGCCGATGCTGAAATTCCTCACCCTGGCGCTGTTCGCCTATGTCGCGACCGCCTTCACCGTGGAGATCCCGTGGAGCACCGCGCTGCTCGCCGCGGTGTGGCCGAAGGCGAATGTCAGCGCCGACTATTTCATGATGGTGGTCGCCGTGCTCGGCACCACCATCAGCCCCTATCTGTTCTTCTGGCAGGCCTCGCAGGAGGTCGAGGAGATGAACCAGGGCAAGCGCGACCAGCCGCTGCGCGAGGAGACGCGGCGCGGCGGCGCCCCTGAAATCGCGCGCATCAAGGCCGACACCACGTTCGGCATGCTGCTGTCGAACGGCATCGCCTTCTTCATCATCCTGACCACGGCCGCCGTGCTGAACGTTAACGGCGTCACCCACATCAATTCGGCGACCGAAGCGGCCGAGGCGCTGCGGCCGCTCGCCGGCGACTTCACCTTCGCTTTGTTCGCGCTCGGCATCATCGGCACGGGCCTGCTCGCGATCCCGGTGCTGGCGGGTTCGGCGGCCTACGGTGTCGCGGAAATCTTCGGCTGGCGTGCCACGCTCGAGGCAAAGCCCGACGAGGCCGCCGGCTTCTACACCATCATCGCGGCCGCGACCGCGATCGGCTTCGGCCTCGGCTTCACCGGGATCGACTCGATCCACATGCTGGTCTGGAGCGCCGTGCTCAACGGAATCGTCGCCGTTCCGATCATGGCGATGATGATGCTGATCGTCTCGAGCCGCGCGATCATGGGCCGTTTCAGGGCCCGGTCGTGGCTGGTCGCGCTGGGCTGGCTCGGCACCGCGCTGATGGCGCTGGCCGTCCTCGCCCTGCTCGGCTCGTCGGTGGTCGGCTGA